CAACATGATGTACAAAGCGACGGAGGTGAAATACCAGCCGAATCCGGTGCTCGAACGGGCGCTCGACATCCTCTTCATTCTGCACGCCGATCACGAGCAGAACTGTTCGACCAATGCCATGCGAAGTGTGGGCAGCTCGCACGTGGATCCCTATTCGGCGATGGCGGCGGCCGCGGCGGCCCTCTACGGGCCGCTTCATGGGGGAGCCAACGAGGCCGTCCTCCGCATGTTGCGCGAGATCGGCTCGAAGGAACGCATCCCGGACTACATCAAGCGGGTGAAGGCCGGAGAGGTTCGACTCATGGGATTCGGCCACCGCGTCTACAAGAACTACGACCCGCGCGCTCGCATCATCAAGGAGACGGCCTACAAGGTCTTCGAGGTGACGGGCAAAAATCCCCTCATTGATATCGCTCTCGAACTCGAACGCATCGCCCTCGAAGATGATTATTTTATCAGCCGGAAGCTCTATCCCAATGTGGATTTCTATTCCGGCATCATCTACGAGGCGATGGGATTTCCGGTGGAGATGTTCCCCGTGCTCTTTGCCATCCCGCGGACGTCCGGGTGGCTGGCTCAGTGGGAGGAAATGATCCTGGACAGCGAGCAGAAGATCGCTCGACCGCGCCAGATTTATCTCGGCTCGCCCGAGCGGAATTACGTCCCGATTACCGAACGGTGAGCGCGCGACCTCGGGATCACGGCATCTGGCGAGCGATGGTCGGACCGTTGAACGACAATCAGAGGAGGCAGCACTGCCCGGGCCGGGGAAGGGGCTTCCCTTTTTCGCTCGGACATTCGCATCCGCCAGTAACTGCGGGCGTGACAGCCGGAGCTGCAAAAGTTATCCGCAGCGTGCGGGCTGTCGTCTAAGGCAATGAAAAATCCCGCGGCGAATGAACGCGGATCAGTCAGAGCGCTCGCCTTAGTGGGATCTCTAGCGTGGCGATTTTTCGCCGGAGGAAATTGTTCG
The genomic region above belongs to Blastocatellia bacterium and contains:
- a CDS encoding citrate synthase, with product MAHETLTVIDNRTGKSYDIPIENGTIRAIDLRQIKVSPDDFGLMSYDPGFLNTASCKSRITFIDGERGILRYRGYPIEQLAEKSTYLETAYLIIHGELPTKSQLDEWTWQITHHTILHENIKKLMDAFHHDAHPMGMFVSTVAALSTFYPEAKNIFDPEIRRKQMYRLIAKVPTIAAFAYRHSRGMPYAYPDNDLSYTGNFLNMMYKATEVKYQPNPVLERALDILFILHADHEQNCSTNAMRSVGSSHVDPYSAMAAAAAALYGPLHGGANEAVLRMLREIGSKERIPDYIKRVKAGEVRLMGFGHRVYKNYDPRARIIKETAYKVFEVTGKNPLIDIALELERIALEDDYFISRKLYPNVDFYSGIIYEAMGFPVEMFPVLFAIPRTSGWLAQWEEMILDSEQKIARPRQIYLGSPERNYVPITER